One part of the Glycine max cultivar Williams 82 chromosome 14, Glycine_max_v4.0, whole genome shotgun sequence genome encodes these proteins:
- the LOC100787629 gene encoding uncharacterized protein, whose amino-acid sequence MGWIEAIYTLLTKSFTVLSWPPVSFLCPLFVSVRVMKSDSRSSNQRCLAFWVLYSLCMIMEGELSVLFNCLPWWPHVKSIATILLLIPYVGAAPYVYKFLIRHYFTWSLFTRTSNIFSEKSTHLESDEDSKLVDVSDQMTSQIQEKKLEAYQVLVSSLYRSIFMPLQQITDNFSEKSRNLESDEDSKLFNVSDQTITTSQIEEKKLEAYQETDDIAGCDKTESSYTRLTIKNLVQKEWSCALCQISTTSENCLRAHLKGRKHKDKENELRVEFSSTQKRIKGMVLLRNLNQIASILNPVSRSIRWCEWTKPEFGWTKLNTDGSIHSNTVSFGGLLRDYRGEPICAFVSKAPQGDVFLAELWAIWRGLVLSLGLGIKAIWVESDSMSVVRTVNRKQLCPKAVGYLNQIWKLLKKFDKYQISHSWRETNRAADHLAKMDLLANDVVLSPVDFPPSLSRIIEDDAKGTKYRRR is encoded by the exons ATGGGTTGGATAGAAGCAATTTACACGCTTTTAACCAAATCATTCACCGTCCTTTCCTG GCCTCCAGTCAGTTTTCTTTGTCCATT GTTTGTTTCTGTTCGGGTAATGAAGAGTGATTCCCGGTCCAGCAACCAGCGATGTCTCGCTTTTTGGGTTTTGTATTCCTTGTGTATGATCATGGAAGGGGAACTTTCAGTGCTATTTAACTG CCTCCCATGGTGGCCTCATGTGAAATCCATAGCAACTATCTTGCTGTTGATACCTTATGTTGGTGCAGCACCATATGTCTATAAATTCTTAATTAGACACTACTTTACTTGGAGCCTATTTACAAGGACATCAAACATCTTCAGTGAGAAGAGCACACATTTGGAATCAGATGAGGATAGTAAACTTGTTGATGTCTCTGACCAGATGACAAGTCAAATACAAGAAAAGAAACTTGAAGCATATCAAGTATTGGTTTCAAGTTTATACCGCAGTATTTTCATGCCTTTACAGCAAATTACTGACAACTTCAGTGAGAAGAGCAGAAATTTGGAATCAGATGAGGATAGTAAACTTTTTAACGTCTCTGACCAGACAATAACGACAAGTcaaatagaagaaaagaaacttgAAGCATATCAG GAGACAGATGATATCGCTGGTTGTGACAAGACAGAAAGCAGTTACACAAGGCTAACTATTAAAAATCTAGTCCAGAAGGAATGGAGTTGTGCATTATGTCAGATTAGTACAACCAGTGAAAATTGCTTAAGGGCACATCTTAAAGGGAGGAAACACAAGGATAAGGAAAATGAGCTTAGAGTTGAGTTTTCCTCTACTCAGAAAAGAATCAAAGGGATGGTTCTACTAAGGAATCTCAACCAAATTGCAAGCATTCTCAATCCAGTTTCCAGATCCATAAGATGGTGTGAATGGACAAAGCCAGAGTTTGGATGGACAAAATTAAATACTGATGGTTCTATTCATAGTAACACTGTTAGTTTTGGTGGGCTGCTTCGAGATTACAGGGGTGAACCAATATGTGCTTTTGTCTCCAAAGCTCCTCAAGGAGATGTTTTCTTGGCTGAGCTGTGGGCCATATGGAGAGGCCTTGTTCTTTCCTTGGGTCTTGGGATTAAAGCAATATGGGTGGAATCAGACTCCATGAGTGTTGTGAGGACGGTTAATAGAAAGCAACTTTGTCCAAAAGCTGTTGGCTATTTGAACCAGATATGGAAACTGTTAAAGAagtttgataaatatcaaatttctCACTCGTGGCGCGAAACTAATAGGGCAGCAGATCATCTTGCTAAGATGGATCTTTTGGCAAATGATGTGGTTTTGTCGCCAGTTGATTTTCCACCTAGCCTTTCCAGAATCATTGAAGATGATGCCAAAGGAACGAAATATCGTAGACGATGA